One stretch of Xiphophorus hellerii strain 12219 chromosome 21, Xiphophorus_hellerii-4.1, whole genome shotgun sequence DNA includes these proteins:
- the c1qtnf9 gene encoding complement C1q and tumor necrosis factor-related protein 9A: MSQISFRVALLLLLLVVRCEAEEETPSKGCICGYPGIPGDPGHNGSPGRDGRDGLRGDKGDPGEVGPSGPSGTDGLKGAKGDTGAIGNVGPKGKKGENGEKGSPGKMGPQGIQGPTGIKGSKGELGLPGPQGLKGDLGPPGPHGPKGEIGLRGDRGIQGPLGPPGKSGPKGELGVPGHKGNIGYRGERGARGEKGDSGEKGESPVIPKSAFSVGLTARSKLPPANLPIRFDKIIYNQQNHYDSQTGRYTCPVAGAYFFTYHITVFSRNVKVALMKNGVKIIHTTDNYQTSEDQAAGGAVLHLDVGDKVWLQVVGGELFNGLFADEDDDTIFSGFIIFGS; the protein is encoded by the exons ATGTCGCAGATAAGCTTTAGGGTTGCTCTCCTGCTCCTGCTCTTGGTCGTCAGATGTGAGGCAGAGGAAGAAACACCAAGTAAAGGCTGCATTTGTGGGTACCCTGGAATACCAGGAGATCCTGGTCACAATGGCTCACCAGGGAGAGATGGTAGAGACGGACTCAGAGGGGACAAAGGAGACCCAG GTGAAGTTGGCCCTTCGGGACCATCTGGAACCGATGGCCTAAAAGGAGCCAAAGGAGACACTG GTGCTATTGGTAATGTTGGACCTaaagggaaaaaaggagaaaatggagaaaagggGTCTCCTGGAAAAATGGGGCCCCAAGGAATACAGGGACCAACTGGCATAAAAGGAAGCAAGGGAGAACTTGGCTTGCCAGGACCCCAAGGACTTAAAGGAGATTTAGGCCCACCAGGACCACATGGTCCAAAGGGGGAAATTGGCCTAAGGGGTGACAGAGGTATTCAGGGGCCACTGGGACCCCCTGGTAAGTCAGGGCCTAAGGGAGAATTGGGTGTGCCGGGTCACAAAGGAAACATTGGTTACCGTGGCGAAAGGGGTGCTCGGGGTGAGAAGGGTGACAGCGGCGAAAAGGGAGAGTCTCCTGTCATCCCCAAAAGCGCCTTCTCCGTGGGACTCACAGCGCGTAGTAAACTTCCACCAGCCAACTTGCCGATCCGGTTCGACAAGATTATTTACAATCAACAGAACCACTACGACTCACAGACAGGGAGATACACGTGCCCCGTAGCTGGCGCCTACTTCTTCACCTACCACATCACCGTCTTCTCCAGAAACGTGAAAGTGGCCCTAATGAAGAATGGGGTAAAAATCATCCACACCACGGACAACTACCAGACCAGTGAGGACCaggcagcagggggcgctgtgctGCACCTGGATGTGGGGGACAAAGTGTGGCTGCAGGTGGTTGGAGGAGAGCTGTTCAATGGGCTGTTtgctgatgaagatgatgacaCCATCTTCTCCGGGTTCATAATCTTTGGATCCTAA
- the tagln3b gene encoding transgelin-3b: MANRGPSYGLSREVQEKIEQKYDPDLEQRLVDWIVAQCGGNLEKPQPGKQNFQTWLMDGTILCRLINSLYPRGKEPIKKIAETQMAFKQMEKISQFLQAAEAYGVTTTDIFQTVDLWEGKDLAAVQRTLMALGSLAVTKDDGQYKGDRDWFHRKAQGYRREFTEEQLRQGQSLIGLQMGSNRGASQAGMTGYGMHRQIM, encoded by the exons ATGGCGAACCGAGGGCCCAGTTACGGACTGAGCCGGGAGGTGCAGGAGAAGATCGAACAGAAGTACGATCCTGACCTGGAGCAGCGCCTGGTGGACTGGATAGTCGCACAGTGTGGAGGAAACCTGGAGAAACCGCAGCCGGGCAAGCAGAACTTCCAGACATGGCTGATGGACGGAACG ATTCTCTGTCGACTCATAAACAGTCTTTATCCGCGGGGCAAAGAACCCATCAAAAAGATTGCTGAGACTCAAATGGCCTTCAAACAGATGGAGAAGATCTCCCAGTTCCTGCAAGCAGCAGAAGCTTATGGAGTCACAACCACAGATATTTTTCAAACCGTGGACCTCTGGGAAG GAAAAGACCTGGCAGCAGTGCAAAGAACCCTGATGGCTCTGGGGAGTTTGGCTGTCACAAAGGACGACGGCCAATACAAAGGTGACCGTGACTGGTTCCacag GAAAGCCCAGGGGTACAGACGAGAGTTTACTGAAGAGCAGCTGCGCCAAGGGCAGAGTTTGATCGGCCTGCAGATGGGCAGCAACCGCGGCGCTTCCCAGGCTGGCATGACGGGCTATGGTATGCACCGTCAGATCATGTAG
- the abhd10b gene encoding abhydrolase domain containing 10, depalmitoylase b, which produces MAAVSLRSCSRGLSLMLRNARVAALPSQHLQADRRHKSTVQYASRPDLPKLAYTRVKGKSPGVVFLPGYGSNMNGKKAEALGEFCKSLGHSYLRFDYTGHGASEGALADGTVGIWKKDVLYVLDELTEGPQILVGSSLGGWLMLLAAIARPEKTAALVGIASAADHFVTAFNSLPLETRKELEAKGEWSLPSKYTEEGSYKFSMDFLREAENHCVLHSPIPITCPVRLIHGLKDEDVPWHISMQVAERVLSPDVDIILRRNGQHRMSEKDDIKLMVYTIDDLIDKLTTMV; this is translated from the exons ATGGCAGCCGTGTCGCTGAGATCTTGTAGCAGAGGACTTTCACTAATGTTAAGAAATGCAAGGGTCGCAGCTCTGCCTTCTCAACACCTGCAAG CGGACAGAAGACACAAATCAACAGTTCAGTATGCATCCAGACCAGACCTTCCAAAGCTAGCTTACACAAGGGTGAAGGGGAAGAGCCCAGGAGTGGTGTTTCTGCCAGGCTATGGCTCCAACATGAATGGCAAGAAAGCTGAGGCTCTGGGAGAGTTTTGCAAGTCGTTAGGGCACTCGTACCTCAG GTTTGACTACACAGGACATGGTGCTTCAGAGGGGGCGCTAGCTGACGGCACAGTTGGTATCTGGAAAAAAGATGTTCTTTATGTGTTAGATGAGTTAACAGAAGGACCACAG ATCCTGGTGGGATCCAGTTTGGGTGGTTGGCTCATGCTGCTGGCAGCCATTGCAAGACCAGAGAAAACCGCTGCACTGGTCGGCATCGCTTCTGCTGCTGATCACTTTGTCACGGCGTTTAACTCTCTTCCATTAGAG ACTCGCAAGGAGCTAGAGGCCAAAGGGGAGTGGTCACTGCCCAGCAAATACACAGAGGAAGGTTCGTACAAGTTCAGCATGGACTTCTTGCGTGAGGCGGAAAACCACTGTGTCCTTCATAGCCCCATTCCCATCACCTGCCCTGTACGGCTCATTCACGGCCTCAAAGACGAGGACGTCCCCTGGCACATCTCCATGCAGGTCGCAGAGCGCGTACTCAGCCCCGATGTGGACATCATTCTGAGGCGGAACGGCCAGCACCGCATGTCCGAGAAGGACGACATCAAGCTCATGGTCTACACTATTGACGATCTGATAGACAAGCTGACCACCATGGTCTGA